A stretch of DNA from Vidua chalybeata isolate OUT-0048 chromosome 3, bVidCha1 merged haplotype, whole genome shotgun sequence:
GCCTTGTATATTTATAAGAACTCTAAAAATTGTTTCCAAACTCAGCCAGCTTTGTTCTTTGGTTCATTTTGTTATCATCTTTGTAGTGATAACTTACTGTCTCACACAAATGCATCAATGGTCCTGGGCAAAATTCAGACTGTCCCTTGAATTTGAGGACTTCTTGGTCTCTGTAGGGGTGATCATTTTCAGTTACacttcacaaatatttcttcccACACTTGAAGGTAATATGAATAACCCAGGGGAATTTAGGTGTATGCTAAACTGGACTCATTTTTTTGCCTGTATATTGAAAACAACCTTTGCACTTACTGCTTTTTTGACCTGGGGTGAAAAGACAAAGGAAGTTATTACTGACAACCTGCCATCATTTCTTGAAACCCTAGTGAATTTATGTCTCTTAACCAAGGCTCTTCTTTCTTACCCTTTGCCCTTTTTTGCAGCAACAGAAATTGTGTATTCTTGTATTTCTAAAGACAACCATTCCAATTACAGATCTCCACTACTTGCTCTGACTGTAAGAGGCTCATTTCTCATGTTAACTCTGTTGATGACCATGTTCACACCACATTTCGCCCTGTTGATGGGTTTGTCAGGCAGTGTAACAGGTGCTGCTatgacttttcttcttccttctctcttccattTAAAACTTAAATGGAAAAAACTGTCCTTCTTAGAGAAATGTGCAGATAtctctgttttaattttggGCTTCCTTTGTAGCCTTGCAGGCATAGTTTGCTCAATAAAAGGGCTGCTTAAAGTATTTGGAGGAGTGTAAAAGATTTCCTGAAAGACAAATTAGGAGCAAATCTTATAAGTGGTTTTACCCTGTTAGTCAGTGAATATGCGATTTTGTCACTAGATAGAATTAAGCATCTGCTTAAATGTTTGCAGATTCAAGTCTTTAACTGGAAAATTATGTCTCTCTAATCAAAGTGGAAAATAATATTCATAGCCAAAAAGTACAAAATTAGGCctctttaaaacattaaaaagaaaggtaTTGAAAATGAtttaacatgaaaataattGTAAGTAATCCTACATGGTTTTAGTCATACAATGGCATGCACCTCCTGAAATTACTATTGCAAGTGATTTCGCCAATTTAACCAGAATTCTTCATAGGGTTAGATACTGTTCAGTCTCAAAGCTATCAAAACTAGCTTACAGGATGTGAGTGAGAGagagcacagaatcacagaatcacagaattctaTTGTTAGATCTATTATTGAAAATGgatgaaatattatttcacCTCATTGGCAGACTGCAATTCAACATGTGAAAAGAACAAATCAgtgaattttggtttttatgtAAGACAAATTCTActacttgttttttaaatgaatagGCAAAAAGAGAGCTCAGTTTAGAACAGCTTTGAAAGTTTGCTTTTATCATGACTTCAAATGAAATACAGTCAGTAAAAGGGTCATACTAACAGTTCAAAGTCatggaaaagagatttttttttttctgaaataagcTATAGCCAGtgactgcagcttttctgcaaGTCTAACTCCTAAGATTCATGTCTCTGAAATGCAACTACTGTATTGGTTGGGTTACCAGAAGTCTCACTGGTAGCATGAAAAAGTTATGCAGTTCACTTTCCCTCTTAGGCAGGAAATTTCTTTGATCTGTGGATTTTATCTGATTCTATTAAAAGCTCAGTGGAGTAAATCAAGTTCAACCAACAGAACACAGTTAACTTCCTGTACAATTTGGTAGatctttagttttaaaagataTTGGCTTAATAAAAAGAGCAGCACTGCAATGTATTTCACATTAGTGATAAAACATTATGACAAGAAGCAATCTAATCAGAGTGCTCTATTCTAATGAATACATATTATCTTATCATACTAAACCTCTGTTATAATACATAATTAAAGTaattatttcaaagaagaaaGTATGCATTTTTGTTATCAACATTGTCAGACAACTTTGTACTGTGTCATATGGAAAAGTCTTTGAACATCAGCCTAAGACCGGGTGACGAAGAGCCCAGCAGTATCTGCTTAACTGAGCTATTTTTCCTGTGTAGTTTCTCAGCATTAATGCTGCTGTCCTGCATGAGCAACAGTTGCCTCTCAAGGCTGGTTTGCTGAATGATAAAAAACAAAGGTGAGGAGTTCTGGAAACCCTTGTATGCCACCCTGGCCCTTCCCTGTCCGCTAGTGTACGCATGTCATATGTAATAGTGatgaaaatttattaaaacagaTTAATTGTGTTATGACATTATcaagaaaactggaaataaCTAGTATCTCAGAATTTTATTACTGCTTCCTGCAATGGGTCAAATTTTGCACTCAAATCCACAACAATTtgaattatattaaaatttgtACTGGAACAAATAGGAGACTTTTTATCTTTAtgtaaaatgacaaaaatacatTGCCCATTGAAAGAGCTGAAAGCTTACTGCTATGACATAGTCAGAAAGATATTATTACTTGGATGATATTAATCAAAGgatttaattactttttgtgTGGAGAAATTTCATAGATAAACAAACATGCAGGAACAGGATTTGTTCTGTTTATCCTGTATAAATCTCTGAGGACAGAGGGAGGTTGTCCAAAGAGTTTTGTAAAAATTCTTTCTCTTACTTTCTtaggaacacacacacacacacacacacacacacactcttttCCCATCTACTACTTCTATTTAAAGTGTTTTGTCTCTAACTCTTTTGAAAATCAAcaaatgcctcagtgcatttgctGTTGGGGAAAGCTTGAAAACCAAGATAAGCAATTTATTTTGTGGCAGTTTTAGGCATTCACTAGCTCATCACTGTGATTCAAAATTGGCGTTAGTTGTACTTTCTTTTCTTAGCCTTTTTCAAGAAGTCAGTGCCCAGTCCTTTCAAACCAAGGATGGTCACTTCCCACTTAATCATGCTCCCTCTTATGTAAGACCTTTTCTACAAGGATAAATGTTTCCTGCTTTATAAAATATGTCCTattattgtccttttttaataatttatgtaatttctgTTAATATCAGGGAAAAAGCAAGGGCTATGATTAACAAGTCAATACAACTGTAAATGCACAAAAGTGAAAGTCATCCAAGTGCAAGCCCTCAAGAAGTCACAAAAGGCACTAGATTAAGAGGGAAAGCATAAAAGTTCAAGACTTTTTGTGGTCAGCACTCAGCAATTTTGAAGTGTGCCATTGTTGTGGGACACAGAAGATATATGAGCTTTGCTTTAAAGCCATGCCCAGACATCTTGATGAGAAACTGTCTTCTGGACTCAAGATTAAGTGAACGTCCCAACCTGGAAAGGCAGAGATGCATATACACACCCTACAGACTAAGCCTGAATGTGGTGCATAACACATAATAAAGACAAATATTAATGATGTAAGACTAACTCACTGGATTTCATTTCCTAAAACACACAatcacatatttttatatataaacttATTTCTGAACATTTTCCAATTGAAAAATTCTATTAATAGGATATGTAAAACATTTACACCTTTCTGTATTAGACATTAAAATATGATCTATAGAATATGTTTAGAGAATCTGGAAAGGTGATGTTACCATAAATTATGAACCAAGAGGATCTGCATTCATCTAAGTAATGACTACTTAAAAATTTTGTCACTAAATTTATACTACCAATCATTAAAATCACTGAAGCTAGGAAAGTAAAAGACTGActaaatattaatgtattattttggCCACTCCTGGATTATTAATTGTAGTATGATAGTGCTTtatcaaaattaattctgaaagcaaaaaactGACAGTTGTGAACATGAAGAAGATGCAACGGAAAAAATTATGTgctgaaataaagcattttcaaaCACTCGTGCTTCATTTCCTCTGCCAGTAGAAGTATGAGTAAAGGAACCTCCTCCCTTTCAGCAACAATAACACAGGCATTGCCCAAAATTCTTCTCCCATTTTGTAGGGAACACCAATCACTCTATTTCTACTTCTCACAGTAGTGCAGATTTAAGTCAATCGGATTaccctaaaattaaaatacaggcTCAGCTAAGTTATCTTAGGAACTTCAAGTGTTTATTTATGAAGGCTTTTCAAAACTGACATCTGAAATTAGACTGAAAACCTCACTCTACTGACTCAgtgggagaaaaataatttacttaagTGGAACAATGTTCTAACTCCTGTAGTCCATTAACAATACTTAATTTACTTTTACACCAAAGTTTGGTCATCACTTTACTTCCTTACTGTAGTTTCTTTTCCACCTTATTAcatctcttctctttttccagcagtgagataaatatttttcctgctgatgGTGAGAAAACATGTCTGTCTTCTGGCAGAGATGTCAGAagagctacagaaaaaaattattgaggCTAACACTATTTCATTACCTCTTTATCCTTGATAgctcactttatttttttttttttttttgtgaattctgtatttcatgtacaaaatgcatttcacaCTAACTGGTTACTCTGAAAAAGTGATTGTATAAAAATGGAACAAATAAGATGCCCTGCAAATGCTTCATTAAGTCAAGTTACAATTTTCAGTACTTCTTTTCAGAActaccatattttaaaaactgatagCTGATTTCTAGAAATCATTTATTCAGTTCTTCTTCATTCTTAATAATTATCTGGATGACATATTGGTCTTAGAAAATATTCATCTTCTAAAatgaagtagaaaaagaaatatatcttagaaatatttttatagtattCTGAGATTTAGTTGTCCCAAGGGTTAATATGGGATATAAAATGTTGGAAAATTTATTGTGCTGTTTAGTTGCTGACAATGATTGTAAAAATACACGGTCTAAAATccacctaaatattttttttctcagcataAGTATTTGTTAAGCTGTTGACACACTGAAATTAACTGTTCTTCATTCTTCCTCGTCATCATTACCTTTATGTTGTCACCCCTCAGATGTCTAATATATTTCTCTTCACATTAGAGGCTCTTAGAGGGGTGAGTCCTAAGATcttaattttacagttttcaaGTGAATTTTCAGAGCAGAGATGAACCCCAGAGGGAATCCCAAGGAATCTCTAGGTTAATACTTGTTATTATGCCATGCCTTCATAGTGATCCTGACAATcaacattgcttttttttttttttttccctcttgttcATCCTTCATTTGGTCTCTGTCAGTTTGTGCCAGGATAACATGAAGGTAATAGCACAGCAAGCAGCCCATTATGCAGCATAAATATTTAactgaaaactgcttttctcagttttttttttaagatagaaatataaaattatatagcTAAATAATTATATACAGAGGGATGCAGCACATGGGAGAGGAATTAAAGGCAGAGTAAATGCAACTCAAAAAGCAAAAGAGGAGATGACGGGAAAATGTGGTGAGGGactgggaaaggaaaactgaaaactggCAGAGGTTTGAGAagaagtaaaaaggaaaagaaacatcacggaaattaaaaaaattagaaagagagaaggggaaggCAAAGTGGGAGAATTCATTTAATGTATGATTTAATATCATCTATAAACATTTTCTACAGTTTTGCACAAGCAGTGATTCAAACTATTCCAGGTAATATAAGTCAATATATTCTGTGTGTgaacagttttcctttctttcacttCCCCATACCTCTTATGaattcaaaacatttaaaataaaatcattctcATTTGTGTGGAAGCTCTatgtttaatgttttctgtTACCCAAAGGAATTTGAAAACTTGTTAAATAAATAGTATTATaaacaaattctttttctttgtgtgtctTTATCTATTTCTCCTCTTGGCCTCTTCTAGAACAATGATTCAGAGGTATGCAGCGCTTCTAGGCAGCTATTGCCTTGCAGCGCcaaaaacagtgcaaaaaaGGTCTTAAAATggataaaaaatgtaaaatgggTAAAAGATGGGTAAAAAATGGTGGAAAAGAATGACCACCACAGAGGCTCTTTTGCACTTGGGACAGAAACACAGATAATATCCCCACAGAAATCCCTGTCTAGAAATGGCTTAGATTGATTTACATGTCTGGTAGCAAACTCCAGCGAGGTGGGAGTTGGGAAAGCTAACTCTGAGATGTCATTGTACTGTACCCCTGTTGCTCCTCAGGTGACTCAACATGTAAAATGTCAAATTGTACcagcatataaaaataaagtatacTTGTGAGCTCCTTCACTCTCACAATGGGACCTATTTAGACAGTTCCCCAAAATGAGCTATGTGTAGGAGCAAGATCCAGTTCTCTCCAGAGAGTATGTAATaggtcaggctggagatcaggcTGCCTTTGAATGCAGCATGACTTCTGATCCAAATTCTGCATGGATGCTTCCAAGTAAAGATTTTGCTCCTATATTAAAAGGAGTTTTACTATATGCTTTCTGTGCTAAGATAAGGTGCTAATGATGGCACAAAGAATTGTAAGAAACCAATGATTTATTAAGTTAAATTAAAAGTAACAAATTAAACTGAAAGGCATAAAGTTAATCTTAACTTCACTGTGTGCAAAATTGAACATAATTTAAATCACAGCTAAAATTGAAGGATTTCATTAAGGTTATCCTTTATCCTGATCTTCTGGCTTCAGTGATAGATACAAAAGGAACTGTGATCAATAATTAATGTTCTTGTGTCATAGGCTACCATCTACAATGCTAGTTACTCTTCCTACATAAGACTCATGACAGCCATAAAAATGTTCCTACTCAGGgtagaaaacaaatcaaaaacaaaacaaaaaatacaagaaaagtAATAATTAGCAATGAATGCTGAGTGTAGCCTACCTTAGGCCAGCAGCCAAGAGAACAAGGGATGTAGAGCTAAGTCAACAGGTGACCATATTGTTAGCACTCTAGCAATGATAATAATTTGCAATAATAATGTAATGAACAAAGATGGGGTGAAGGCAGAAGGATTAAAGGAGAGCACGCAGCATACATAAGCCATGCTACATCTAGCAAAttcccagtgcagctgctccagggataTTAAGCCTCCTGCAGACAGCTGCATCCCCCTGCTGCCATCTGTGGCTTGCATCCCTGGTGCTACTACTGTTGACGACTTGCAGAGTTGCAGAGGCCTAACCCTCCATCAGCAGAATATATCTGCTCCCACACCTCCTCACAGAGAGCATGGCTGCCACCTGATCCATAGGATAGGGCTTTCCTGAGATTTAATCAGCTGTTAATTAATCCTAGGAGTGATGGCTAGAGAGGGGAATGCCTTGCCAGCTGAGATGTCAGATGGGAACGTAGGGTAGGCATCAAGTTATCAGTTTTATTAGACAACACTAATCTCATTGGTACAGACTTGCTAATCACACTTCAAGAGAAAGTTTTATTACAAATGGTCTGAGAGGCTGAAATGGGTCACATTTTAAACGTGGGCCAATGTAAAACAATCCAAATCAAAGTGGATCAACTGACTTCCGAACGACTTCCAAATGCACATAGTgcaaaaaatcagaaacagatgatttttaaacactctttccctttcttcagtCTCACCCTCAGTCCCTTAGAACTTGCAGTCAGAGACTTACTGTGCCATTGTTACCCCTTGCTACCCAGAAAAAGTTTTTCCCATCACAGTTAAGGCCCAATGGGGTGTCTGCTCCCTGTTCTTCTTGAATAGATCCTCATTCTCCACTTGTGTGCCTCTCCAACTTGCACATCACAAGCAACTCACCTCTGTGTGTTTTCAACACCCTTTAG
This window harbors:
- the LOC128786098 gene encoding vesicular inhibitory amino acid transporter-like; amino-acid sequence: MVVTYLAKWSNFTMQGIFVLGLPYALLHSGYSGLLLIVLAAALCCYTGKILIACLYEENEDGQLIRVRDTYEDIANDCCKKLFPNLGGIVVNVTQVVELIMTCILYLVVSGNLLSHSFPYVPVTEKTWSVIAFVTLLPCIFIRTLKIVSKLSQLCSLVHFVIIFVVITYCLTQMHQWSWAKFRLSLEFEDFLVSVGVIIFSYTSQIFLPTLEGNMNNPGEFRCMLNWTHFFACILKTTFALTAFLTWGEKTKEVITDNLPSFLETLVNLCLLTKALLSYPLPFFAATEIVYSCISKDNHSNYRSPLLALTVRGSFLMLTLLMTMFTPHFALLMGLSGSVTGAAMTFLLPSLFHLKLKWKKLSFLEKCADISVLILGFLCSLAGIVCSIKGLLKVFGGV